A single region of the Candidatus Thorarchaeota archaeon genome encodes:
- a CDS encoding prefoldin subunit beta codes for MAQRLPPALEQEIQRFEALRREHETYQMMLQTLQNELSELKDTLEELGKQPDSTVTFKTIGQIMFRTEKAKLTEEMQDREKSIELRLGTLSKKREAVEAKLKELQAKIQIELGKANPRLQ; via the coding sequence ATGGCCCAGCGACTACCGCCTGCTCTAGAGCAGGAAATCCAGCGATTCGAGGCGCTGAGACGAGAGCATGAGACCTACCAAATGATGCTTCAGACTCTCCAGAATGAGTTGTCCGAGCTGAAGGACACTCTGGAAGAACTCGGCAAGCAACCCGATTCCACGGTCACTTTCAAGACCATTGGTCAGATAATGTTCAGGACAGAGAAGGCCAAGTTGACTGAAGAGATGCAAGACCGTGAGAAGTCTATCGAGTTGCGGCTTGGCACTCTGAGCAAGAAGAGAGAAGCGGTGGAAGCGAAGCTCAAGGAGCTTCAAGCCAAGATACAGATTGAACTTGGCAAGGCAAATCCACGGCTCCAGTGA
- a CDS encoding DUF3194 domain-containing protein: MNETENIGLPSLSEEDIERLTDACEAEVRSFIVQRIPQKSISELVILCSMDLDEELKVEVETVIVQDYDTGVSLKELADEASVHGIEWLRSHLLEMKG, from the coding sequence ATGAACGAGACCGAGAACATCGGGTTGCCCAGTCTCTCTGAAGAGGACATCGAGCGCCTGACTGATGCCTGTGAGGCGGAAGTACGAAGCTTCATCGTTCAGAGGATACCACAGAAGAGCATCTCAGAGCTCGTCATACTGTGCAGCATGGACTTGGATGAGGAGCTGAAGGTCGAAGTCGAAACCGTGATTGTGCAGGACTATGACACCGGGGTCTCTCTCAAAGAGCTGGCAGATGAGGCTTCTGTTCATGGGATTGAGTGGCTCAGAAGCCATCTGCTGGAGATGAAAGGCTGA
- a CDS encoding ATP-binding cassette domain-containing protein translates to MRKISLSIDEGEYVVITGPSGCGKTTLCRAINGLVPHFHRGYIAGDVFVNGINTREHTVAGMSQLVGMVFQNPSNQLVTLNVEKEIAFGPENFGIDPSEIRARVERLIESLNLEHLRTKHPHEMSGGEQQRVAMAATLALRPRILVADEPTSNLDPKSAEDILALIAEQNHKGTTVVLVEHRLDIVAKDASRVILMDAGRVVADGSPRSVLSDDLCERIGVGVPKATQIYRRLKARGIQLPRVPLTGEELALAVREASSA, encoded by the coding sequence GTGAGGAAGATATCCCTCAGCATCGATGAGGGTGAGTACGTCGTCATAACTGGTCCATCAGGTTGTGGCAAGACTACACTCTGTCGTGCCATCAATGGTCTGGTCCCGCACTTCCACAGGGGCTACATCGCTGGGGATGTCTTCGTCAACGGAATCAACACCCGTGAGCACACTGTTGCTGGCATGTCACAGCTGGTGGGAATGGTATTTCAGAACCCTTCGAACCAGCTAGTGACTCTCAACGTTGAGAAGGAGATTGCATTCGGGCCTGAGAACTTCGGCATTGACCCTAGTGAGATACGAGCCAGAGTTGAGCGCCTAATAGAGTCACTGAATCTGGAGCATCTGCGCACCAAGCACCCCCACGAGATGTCCGGGGGCGAGCAACAGCGTGTCGCAATGGCCGCCACACTGGCACTCCGGCCAAGGATTCTCGTCGCGGATGAGCCGACGTCCAATCTTGATCCGAAGAGTGCTGAGGACATTCTCGCATTGATTGCCGAACAGAATCACAAGGGCACAACGGTTGTTCTCGTTGAACATCGTCTGGATATTGTAGCGAAGGACGCCTCTCGTGTGATACTCATGGACGCTGGTCGCGTGGTTGCTGACGGTTCTCCCCGCAGCGTCCTGTCAGATGACTTGTGTGAACGCATTGGTGTCGGTGTTCCAAAGGCGACACAGATATATCGACGCCTCAAGGCGAGGGGAATCCAGTTGCCGAGAGTCCCGCTCACAGGGGAGGAACTGGCACTGGCAGTCAGGGAGGCCTCAAGTGCTTGA
- a CDS encoding ABC transporter ATP-binding protein, whose translation MIILDDVHFSYEGLYTALRGVSIQIDDGESVAIMGSNGAGKTTLIKHLNGLLRPDCGRVIVDGVDARRLTVAELSRVIGLVWQNPDHQLFLDTVRKEVVFGLQSLGFSKEESEDRCSHTLERLGLSHLSDRSPFALSGGERKRVALASVLATEPRVLALDEPTIGQDAEQKRHLAEMLTQMNREGRTVVVVTHDIEFVIENFKRTIAMSDGRVVADGRTSSVLSNEAVLEMCSLSPPQMTIAARSLSRVFSEVSPRITSLDELEASILRVLGAV comes from the coding sequence TTGATCATTCTAGATGATGTCCACTTCAGCTATGAGGGCCTATACACAGCACTGCGCGGTGTTTCAATCCAGATAGATGATGGCGAGTCTGTGGCAATCATGGGCTCCAATGGCGCAGGCAAGACCACCCTGATCAAGCACCTCAATGGTCTGCTGCGACCTGATTGTGGGCGTGTCATAGTCGATGGTGTTGATGCCAGAAGACTGACAGTCGCAGAGCTCTCTCGTGTGATTGGCTTGGTATGGCAGAATCCGGACCATCAGCTTTTCCTCGACACAGTGCGCAAGGAGGTGGTATTTGGACTTCAGAGTCTTGGTTTCTCGAAAGAGGAGTCTGAAGACCGATGCAGCCATACCCTTGAGCGACTGGGACTTTCACACCTTAGTGACCGTTCTCCATTTGCCCTGTCCGGTGGCGAGAGAAAGCGTGTAGCCCTTGCATCTGTCCTTGCCACGGAGCCGCGAGTCCTAGCTCTTGATGAACCGACCATCGGTCAGGACGCTGAACAGAAGAGGCATCTGGCGGAGATGCTCACCCAGATGAACAGAGAGGGCCGCACAGTGGTTGTCGTGACCCACGACATCGAGTTTGTCATTGAGAACTTCAAACGAACCATTGCGATGTCGGACGGACGAGTCGTGGCTGACGGTCGGACTTCCTCCGTTCTGAGCAATGAGGCAGTCTTGGAGATGTGCTCTCTCTCACCGCCTCAGATGACAATAGCGGCGCGTTCTCTCAGTCGCGTGTTCTCTGAGGTCTCGCCACGGATCACCTCTCTCGATGAGCTGGAAGCGTCCATTCTCAGGGTCTTGGGGGCTGTCTGA
- a CDS encoding DHH family phosphoesterase translates to MMLRELLRDTADILVVGHQNADPDAVASMVAFARLYRAVNATGKVTLASDDVSRIATKVLQTFAPDAVVLDSVDGEFDLVVMLDTNSPIQLGPSMCGVLRDPERTLIIDHHIEATNLASVASHSIVNSDRSSTCEIVAGLYEEMGVEMSPDTASLLLAGILFDSRRFLYADGRTLEVALRLIAAGADYQKCMSSLVSRPDKSERIARLKAVARMKSYYLGDWIVVTSVVNAFEASTCRAMIELGADVAIVGGKPSKDLVRLSCRCTNEFHEATGISMARDVMEPQVRPLVGRVAATPMLRALMAPRTLSWPSQEPSS, encoded by the coding sequence TTGATGCTCCGCGAGCTACTTCGTGATACAGCTGACATCTTGGTGGTCGGCCATCAGAATGCCGACCCTGATGCAGTGGCATCTATGGTGGCGTTTGCAAGGCTCTACCGGGCAGTCAACGCGACTGGGAAGGTCACACTTGCCAGTGATGATGTGAGCCGGATTGCAACAAAGGTCCTCCAGACATTCGCTCCTGATGCGGTTGTTCTTGACTCCGTGGACGGTGAGTTCGACCTTGTGGTAATGCTAGACACCAATAGCCCGATTCAGCTTGGGCCCAGCATGTGTGGTGTTCTCAGGGACCCGGAACGCACACTGATAATCGACCATCATATCGAGGCCACCAACTTGGCGTCCGTCGCCAGTCATTCAATCGTGAATAGTGACAGGTCTTCAACGTGCGAGATAGTGGCAGGTCTCTATGAGGAGATGGGTGTTGAAATGTCTCCTGACACTGCCAGTCTCCTGCTGGCCGGGATCCTGTTTGACAGTCGTCGATTTCTCTACGCTGACGGAAGAACGCTCGAAGTCGCCCTGAGGCTCATAGCTGCAGGTGCTGACTATCAGAAGTGCATGAGTTCCCTTGTGAGTCGGCCGGACAAGTCGGAGCGGATTGCCCGTCTGAAGGCTGTTGCTAGGATGAAGTCCTACTATCTTGGTGACTGGATTGTTGTGACGTCCGTTGTCAACGCCTTTGAGGCCAGCACGTGTCGTGCGATGATAGAGCTGGGGGCCGATGTTGCTATCGTGGGTGGGAAGCCGTCAAAGGACCTGGTCCGGCTGAGCTGTCGCTGCACAAATGAGTTTCATGAGGCCACAGGGATAAGCATGGCGCGCGATGTGATGGAGCCACAGGTGAGACCATTGGTGGGTCGGGTGGCGGCCACTCCAATGCTGCGGGCGCTAATGGCACCAAGAACCTTGAGTTGGCCATCGCAAGAGCCGTCGAGTTGA